The following proteins come from a genomic window of Montipora foliosa isolate CH-2021 chromosome 2, ASM3666993v2, whole genome shotgun sequence:
- the LOC137993553 gene encoding uncharacterized protein isoform X2 — protein MNSQVCFRGERTSLVRVKAEKTSYVSCTSGHLERNLWSQSVDNSSNTRQQTKNEGKIKQGNLGPSLHTKEIQSILSVKQEPEEEMCHNEGHDSSTPPISSRGKRAKSQEMTTYELSDEAKLDYIKAETVESLPESEAKRESSIRPEKVATSQSSPRDHGSLFFPWQPNNKLKENPFKGEKEERKDPPYHHTSYLCFPGKPVYSHFPAPNFAQKFPGKHILEQYFGKDTKADSIRFDQRQVSQNDESLDKNEDESGRDQEHLGSGTREKSLSPTDGADHTVCPEQDESSQPREISDSGHMSKKDEEPVWKKYQWYRERKRPSSLQIKRQNAEQPIFKKYNEIRDKRFKEGRVVADKRRLSEPWKFPEENRKACPPSSPLNIASHKAISPIDTNAPIKRRKISHDSVFPGYRNYFQDLVGGADQEISRKQHVVSRYRIDDMRLNCTDEKYYFDKDNEVQTSLPCCDEKSRNGCETTVNNDCLSSPPNHDEEELSDTVFEEKVDVRPGTLRHYPQDVAKILRLNRIVKAVRNHNTIGRKAAEKMKRSQITSNQKESQDRDEERSYSHRQEPRMDDKSHAYQAMDKWGFKNETLATADERKNKNQISNGFSHSEDHQQFAKYEPKNRFEGRLEFSGLTRPFFEQKSLIKGEMKAQDDDEPVCQVNGLLSLPGLRETKFSVSLGELKRRMNPPETLTRVEMISYVRQAKSAGRILLDKNNIVTSNRSHPTILSRVCESEAKVLADGILKMNKEYLPMAFLARKTVNAYKDDGCKVDNCEDCRLKLRRRVVDVEITRNSLKELQKAIEETKKEDAFDTFELASHTFGVANILNHLSLLDEYFRLLLLTLQDE, from the exons GGAATCTGGGACCCTCGCTTCATACAAAAGAAATTCAATCAATTTTATCAGTCAAACAAGAACCAGAAGAAGAAATGTGTCACAACGAGGGGCATGACAGCAGCACACCACCGATCTCATCCAGAGGAAAGAGAGCCAAGAGTCAAGAAATGACAACCTACGAGTTAAGTGATGAAGCAAAGCTAGACTATATCAAAGCAGAAACCGTCGAGTCCCTTCCCGAAAGTGAAGCGAAGCGAGAGAGCTCTATTCGTCCCGAGAAGGTCGCAACTTCCCAGTCTTCGCCGCGCGATCAcgggtctctcttctttccaTGGCAACCAAACAATAAATTGAAGGAGAATCCTTTTAAAGGAgagaaggaagaaaggaaggaccCACCGTATCATCACACTAGTTACCTGTGTTTCCCGGGAAAACCAGTTTACAGTCACTTTCCAGCTCCAAACTTCGCTCAAAAGTTTCCTGGAAAGCACATTTTGGAACAGTATTTTGGAAAAGACACGAAGGCAGATTCAATCCGATTCGATCAACGTCAAGTTAGCCAGAACGACGAAAGCCTCGACAAAAATGAGGACGAAAGCGGTCGTGACCAAGAGCATCTAGGTTCCGGGACCCGAGAAAAGAGCTTATCGCCCACAGATGGAGCCGATCACACGGTTTGTCCAGAGCAGGACGAGTCAAGTCAGCCAAGAGAAATCTCTGACAGTGGCCATATGAGCAAGAAGGACGAGGAACCAGTTTGGAAAAAATACCAGTGGTACAGGGAGAGGAAAAGGCCAAGCTCTCTTCAGATAAAACGACAGAACGCAGAACAACCTATATTCAAGAAATACAACGAGATCCGTGACAAAAGATTTAAGGAGGGAAGGGTGGTGGCAGATAAAAGAAGACTTTCTGAGCCCTGGAAGTTTCCTGAAGAAAACAGAAAAGCCTGTCCGCCTTCTTCTCCTCTCAATATAGCATCCCACAAGGCAATTTCTCCAATTGACACTAATGCACCTATCAAGCGGAGAAAAATCTCACATGATTCTGTATTTCCTGGCTATAGAAATTATTTCCAAGACCTGGTTGGTGGCGCAGATCAAGAAATCTCGCGAAAACAGCATGTTGTTTCTCGCTATAGAATAGACGATATGCGCTTAAATTGTACCGACGAAAAATATTACTTCGATAAAGACAACGAAGTGCAGACTTCGTTGCCTTGCTGCGATGAAAAATCGAGGAATGGCTGTGAAACCACAGTTAATAATGATTGCCTTTCAAGCCCCCCTAATCATGACGAAGAAGAGCTGAGCGACACAGTTTTCGAGGAGAAAGTAGATGTTCGTCCAGGGACCTTACGCCACTACCCTCAGGATGTTGCAAAGATTTTACGACTCAATCGAATCGTTAAAGCAGTCAGGAATCATAACACAATAGGGCGAAAGGCAGCCGAGAAAATGAAGCGATCACAGATCACGTCCAATCAAAAGGAATCTCAAGATCGGGACGAGGAAAGATCGTATTCTCACCGACAAGAACCACGCATGGACGATAAGAGTCACGCCTACCAAGCCATGGATAAGTGGGGATTTAAGAATGAAACATTGGCGACAGCTGAtgagagaaaaaacaaaaatcagatcTCGAACGGTTTCTCACATTCTGAGGATCACCAACAGTTTGCGAAATATGAACCAAAAAACCGGTTTGAAGGAAGACTGGAATTTTCAGGTTTAACGCGACCTTTTTTTGAACAAAAATCTCTTATCAAGGGAGAGATGAAGGCTCAAGACGACGATGAACCCGTTTGTCAAGTCAACGGTCTGCTGtctctcccggggttaagagaAACCAAATTTAGTGTCAGTTTGGGAGAACTGAAGCGTCGAATGAATCCCCCAGAGACGCTAACAAGGGTTGAAATGATCTCCTACGTGCGTCAGGCAAAGTCCGCTGGTCGTATCTTGCTTGACAAAAACAACATCGTTACTTCAAATCGCTCGCATCCCACAATCCTATCGCGCGTATGTGAGAGCGAGGCAAAGGTGCTGGCTGatggaattcttaaaatgaACAAGGAGTACCTCCCGATGGCTTTTTTGGCGCGCAAAACAGTGAACGCTTACAAGGACGACGGCTGCAAAGTCGACAACTGCGAAGATTGCAGGCTCAAACTTAGAAGGCGGGTCGTGGACGTCGAGATAACAAG AAATTCCCTGAAAGAGCTGCAAAAGGCCattgaagaaacaaagaaagaagatgCGTTTGACACGTTTGAACTTGCCTCTCACACATTTGGAGTGGCAAATATTCTCAACCATTTATCTTTGTTAGACGAATATTTCCGACTTCTTTTGTTGACTCTACAAGATGAGTAA
- the LOC137993555 gene encoding aminoacyl tRNA synthase complex-interacting multifunctional protein 1-like, giving the protein MLDCLTTTSRCSIKYSFLISNCFRVISKARVSMVTGGDAVERLERRAVEAEETISVLQSQLIFLKKAAEKKTKSSGIKDHISALKQENDSLKQEVEKLKAELEYWEVRNGLRQFSLPTLTQAVTSFLAQEKVDTVSTAEQAEVKEEKPAEKKSKKEKAEKKGKSEKTTGSKAAEKPSSAEPDVHHIDFRIGKVLSVEKHPDADTLFVEEIDVGEELPRTVCSGLVGSVSLDELQDRMVIVMCNLKPVKMRGVTSQAMVMCSGHEKLFEVLDPPEGCVPGDRVTFEGYPGDPDSQLNPKKKIWEQVKPHLRTNDAGVACYKDVPFTVTGKGVCTSRTLKNATVS; this is encoded by the exons ATGTTGGATTGTTTGACCACCACATCTCGGTGTTCAATAAAATACAGCTTCTTGATAAGTAACTGTTTTCGAGTGATTTCCAAGGCAAGAGTAAGCATGGTGACGGGTGGAGATGCTGTAGAAAGGCTTGAGAGGCGCGCAGTCGAAGCTGAAGAGACAATCTCCGTTCTACAGTCACAGTTGATCTTTCTCAAAAAGGCGGCAg AGAAGAAAACCAAGTCCAGTGGCATAAAG GATCACATTTCTGCTCTTAAACAAGAAAATGATAGTTTGAAGCAAGAAGTTGAGAAGCTAAAAGCAGAGCTGGAGTACTGGGAAGTTAGGAATGGTT tgagACAATTTTCCCTCCCAACCTTAACACAAGCAGTTACTTCTTTCTTGGCACAAGAGAAAGTGGATACAGTGTCTACAGCTGAGCAAGCTGAGGTAAAGGAGGAGAAGCCAGCCGAAAAGAAATCTAAGAAGgaaaaagcagaaaagaaaggaaaatctgAGAAAACTACTGGAAGCAAAGCAGCAG AGAAACCCTCCAGTGCAGAACCAGATGTCCATCATATTGACTTCCGCATTGGTAAAGTTTTGTCAGTAGAGAAACACCCTGATGCCGATACACTTTTTGTGGAAGAAA TCGATGTAGGAGAGGAATTGCCAAGAACAGTTTGTAGTGGCCTTGTGGGATCTGTTTCACTGGACGAGCTTCAG GATCGCATGGTGATCGTGATGTGTAATCTGAAGCCAGTCAA AATGAGAGGCGTTACATCACAAGCCATGGTCATGTGTTCAGGACACGAGAAGTTGTTCGAAGTGTTGGACCCTCCCGAGGGTTGTGTACCTGGGGACAGGGTCACATTTGAAGGGTATCCCGGAGATCCGGACAGCCAGCTTAACCCCAAGAAAAAG ATTTGGGAGCAAGTGAAGCCTCACCTTCGTACAAACGACGCTGGAGTTGCATGTTACAAAGATGTACCTTTTACTGTCACAGGAAAAGGCGTTTGCACATCACGCACATTGAAGAATGCTACGGTGTCGTAA
- the LOC137993553 gene encoding uncharacterized protein isoform X1 — protein MRADKLHENKCVPDTRHMHMWVNASVKTMNSQVCFRGERTSLVRVKAEKTSYVSCTSGHLERNLWSQSVDNSSNTRQQTKNEGKIKQGNLGPSLHTKEIQSILSVKQEPEEEMCHNEGHDSSTPPISSRGKRAKSQEMTTYELSDEAKLDYIKAETVESLPESEAKRESSIRPEKVATSQSSPRDHGSLFFPWQPNNKLKENPFKGEKEERKDPPYHHTSYLCFPGKPVYSHFPAPNFAQKFPGKHILEQYFGKDTKADSIRFDQRQVSQNDESLDKNEDESGRDQEHLGSGTREKSLSPTDGADHTVCPEQDESSQPREISDSGHMSKKDEEPVWKKYQWYRERKRPSSLQIKRQNAEQPIFKKYNEIRDKRFKEGRVVADKRRLSEPWKFPEENRKACPPSSPLNIASHKAISPIDTNAPIKRRKISHDSVFPGYRNYFQDLVGGADQEISRKQHVVSRYRIDDMRLNCTDEKYYFDKDNEVQTSLPCCDEKSRNGCETTVNNDCLSSPPNHDEEELSDTVFEEKVDVRPGTLRHYPQDVAKILRLNRIVKAVRNHNTIGRKAAEKMKRSQITSNQKESQDRDEERSYSHRQEPRMDDKSHAYQAMDKWGFKNETLATADERKNKNQISNGFSHSEDHQQFAKYEPKNRFEGRLEFSGLTRPFFEQKSLIKGEMKAQDDDEPVCQVNGLLSLPGLRETKFSVSLGELKRRMNPPETLTRVEMISYVRQAKSAGRILLDKNNIVTSNRSHPTILSRVCESEAKVLADGILKMNKEYLPMAFLARKTVNAYKDDGCKVDNCEDCRLKLRRRVVDVEITRNSLKELQKAIEETKKEDAFDTFELASHTFGVANILNHLSLLDEYFRLLLLTLQDE, from the exons GGAATCTGGGACCCTCGCTTCATACAAAAGAAATTCAATCAATTTTATCAGTCAAACAAGAACCAGAAGAAGAAATGTGTCACAACGAGGGGCATGACAGCAGCACACCACCGATCTCATCCAGAGGAAAGAGAGCCAAGAGTCAAGAAATGACAACCTACGAGTTAAGTGATGAAGCAAAGCTAGACTATATCAAAGCAGAAACCGTCGAGTCCCTTCCCGAAAGTGAAGCGAAGCGAGAGAGCTCTATTCGTCCCGAGAAGGTCGCAACTTCCCAGTCTTCGCCGCGCGATCAcgggtctctcttctttccaTGGCAACCAAACAATAAATTGAAGGAGAATCCTTTTAAAGGAgagaaggaagaaaggaaggaccCACCGTATCATCACACTAGTTACCTGTGTTTCCCGGGAAAACCAGTTTACAGTCACTTTCCAGCTCCAAACTTCGCTCAAAAGTTTCCTGGAAAGCACATTTTGGAACAGTATTTTGGAAAAGACACGAAGGCAGATTCAATCCGATTCGATCAACGTCAAGTTAGCCAGAACGACGAAAGCCTCGACAAAAATGAGGACGAAAGCGGTCGTGACCAAGAGCATCTAGGTTCCGGGACCCGAGAAAAGAGCTTATCGCCCACAGATGGAGCCGATCACACGGTTTGTCCAGAGCAGGACGAGTCAAGTCAGCCAAGAGAAATCTCTGACAGTGGCCATATGAGCAAGAAGGACGAGGAACCAGTTTGGAAAAAATACCAGTGGTACAGGGAGAGGAAAAGGCCAAGCTCTCTTCAGATAAAACGACAGAACGCAGAACAACCTATATTCAAGAAATACAACGAGATCCGTGACAAAAGATTTAAGGAGGGAAGGGTGGTGGCAGATAAAAGAAGACTTTCTGAGCCCTGGAAGTTTCCTGAAGAAAACAGAAAAGCCTGTCCGCCTTCTTCTCCTCTCAATATAGCATCCCACAAGGCAATTTCTCCAATTGACACTAATGCACCTATCAAGCGGAGAAAAATCTCACATGATTCTGTATTTCCTGGCTATAGAAATTATTTCCAAGACCTGGTTGGTGGCGCAGATCAAGAAATCTCGCGAAAACAGCATGTTGTTTCTCGCTATAGAATAGACGATATGCGCTTAAATTGTACCGACGAAAAATATTACTTCGATAAAGACAACGAAGTGCAGACTTCGTTGCCTTGCTGCGATGAAAAATCGAGGAATGGCTGTGAAACCACAGTTAATAATGATTGCCTTTCAAGCCCCCCTAATCATGACGAAGAAGAGCTGAGCGACACAGTTTTCGAGGAGAAAGTAGATGTTCGTCCAGGGACCTTACGCCACTACCCTCAGGATGTTGCAAAGATTTTACGACTCAATCGAATCGTTAAAGCAGTCAGGAATCATAACACAATAGGGCGAAAGGCAGCCGAGAAAATGAAGCGATCACAGATCACGTCCAATCAAAAGGAATCTCAAGATCGGGACGAGGAAAGATCGTATTCTCACCGACAAGAACCACGCATGGACGATAAGAGTCACGCCTACCAAGCCATGGATAAGTGGGGATTTAAGAATGAAACATTGGCGACAGCTGAtgagagaaaaaacaaaaatcagatcTCGAACGGTTTCTCACATTCTGAGGATCACCAACAGTTTGCGAAATATGAACCAAAAAACCGGTTTGAAGGAAGACTGGAATTTTCAGGTTTAACGCGACCTTTTTTTGAACAAAAATCTCTTATCAAGGGAGAGATGAAGGCTCAAGACGACGATGAACCCGTTTGTCAAGTCAACGGTCTGCTGtctctcccggggttaagagaAACCAAATTTAGTGTCAGTTTGGGAGAACTGAAGCGTCGAATGAATCCCCCAGAGACGCTAACAAGGGTTGAAATGATCTCCTACGTGCGTCAGGCAAAGTCCGCTGGTCGTATCTTGCTTGACAAAAACAACATCGTTACTTCAAATCGCTCGCATCCCACAATCCTATCGCGCGTATGTGAGAGCGAGGCAAAGGTGCTGGCTGatggaattcttaaaatgaACAAGGAGTACCTCCCGATGGCTTTTTTGGCGCGCAAAACAGTGAACGCTTACAAGGACGACGGCTGCAAAGTCGACAACTGCGAAGATTGCAGGCTCAAACTTAGAAGGCGGGTCGTGGACGTCGAGATAACAAG AAATTCCCTGAAAGAGCTGCAAAAGGCCattgaagaaacaaagaaagaagatgCGTTTGACACGTTTGAACTTGCCTCTCACACATTTGGAGTGGCAAATATTCTCAACCATTTATCTTTGTTAGACGAATATTTCCGACTTCTTTTGTTGACTCTACAAGATGAGTAA